In the bacterium genome, one interval contains:
- a CDS encoding acyl-CoA/acyl-ACP dehydrogenase, producing the protein MPTPEQDAIRDSVRAFLDAELPMTRVRALCGADGDALAPLWRAAAGLGVFEDYALTEQMVLFEELGRVLAPGPWLGSVLAAQALGESRHAAAAAARAGELRVALCVDPWGGPLRLSGDRLSGTRRAVLGAGLADAFLVIDEAGVLFVPRGAGVTAQAEASLDATNPVGTVAFADAAAVRLPADRAGLRRAAIVLGCAEAVGGIARTVEMSVEYAKVRQQFGKPIGSFQAVKHRCADMAVRAEVARSATTYAAVSVRDGAADADFQVAVAKLLCANAYLQNTADNVQNHGGMGFTWECDAHLFVKRARAFDATIGPRRAQVDALVARFRAA; encoded by the coding sequence ATGCCGACCCCTGAACAGGACGCGATCCGCGACTCGGTGCGCGCCTTTCTCGATGCCGAGCTGCCGATGACGCGGGTGCGGGCGCTGTGCGGCGCCGACGGCGACGCCCTGGCGCCGCTGTGGCGCGCCGCCGCCGGCCTGGGCGTCTTCGAGGACTACGCGCTCACCGAGCAGATGGTACTGTTCGAGGAGCTCGGCCGCGTCCTGGCGCCCGGTCCGTGGCTGGGCAGCGTGCTGGCGGCGCAGGCGCTCGGCGAGTCGAGACACGCGGCGGCCGCGGCGGCGCGCGCCGGCGAGCTGCGGGTCGCGCTCTGTGTCGACCCCTGGGGCGGCCCCCTGCGACTGAGCGGCGACCGCCTCTCCGGCACGCGGCGCGCCGTGCTCGGCGCCGGGCTGGCCGACGCCTTCCTGGTGATCGACGAAGCCGGCGTGCTGTTCGTGCCGCGCGGCGCCGGCGTGACGGCGCAGGCCGAAGCCAGCCTCGATGCCACCAATCCGGTCGGCACGGTGGCTTTCGCCGACGCCGCCGCGGTCCGTCTGCCGGCTGACCGCGCCGGGTTGCGCCGCGCCGCGATCGTCCTCGGCTGCGCCGAGGCGGTCGGCGGCATCGCCCGCACCGTCGAGATGTCGGTCGAGTACGCCAAGGTGCGGCAGCAGTTCGGCAAGCCGATCGGCTCGTTCCAGGCGGTGAAGCACCGTTGCGCCGACATGGCGGTGCGCGCCGAGGTGGCGCGCAGCGCCACCACCTATGCCGCCGTGTCGGTGCGCGACGGCGCCGCCGATGCCGACTTCCAGGTCGCCGTCGCCAAGCTGCTGTGCGCCAACGCCTACCTGCAGAACACCGCCGACAACGTGCAGAACCACGGCGGCATGGGCTTCACCTGGGAGTGCGACGCGCACCTGTTCGTCAAGCGCGCGCGCGCCTTCGACGCCACCATCGGGCCGCGGCGCGCCCAGGTCGACGCGCTGGTGGCGCGGTTCCGCGCCGCCTGA
- a CDS encoding alpha/beta hydrolase codes for MTESEALVAAVTGGLLPRPCDVGAGGLTLHCLEWGARAAPPVLLVHGNGGHAHWWDALVPFLLDGRRLIAPDLRGHGESDWPAEPAYGVADFGADLVALLDELDLAPVALVAHSMGARVAVWLAARHPELVRGLALLDTSLAGVDDATARQWRGRVAGQRRGRAYASYAEARAAFRFVPPEADVAPAITDDLAFHAIAERAPGEWAFRFDRAVLSLAGDGAGNLLDVAASVACPLWIGRGSGSFVTPRAEVAALRARRGGALEVHDFPGSHHFFLSHPRLAGDALRAFLDRIDA; via the coding sequence ATGACCGAAAGCGAGGCGCTCGTCGCCGCCGTCACCGGCGGTCTGCTGCCGCGGCCGTGCGATGTCGGCGCTGGCGGCCTGACCCTGCACTGCCTCGAATGGGGGGCGCGCGCGGCGCCGCCGGTGCTGCTCGTGCACGGCAACGGCGGTCACGCGCACTGGTGGGACGCGCTGGTGCCGTTCCTGCTCGACGGCCGGCGGTTGATCGCGCCCGACCTGCGCGGCCACGGCGAGAGCGACTGGCCGGCCGAGCCGGCCTACGGCGTGGCCGACTTCGGCGCCGACCTGGTGGCGCTGCTCGACGAGCTCGATCTCGCGCCGGTGGCGCTCGTCGCCCACTCGATGGGCGCCCGGGTCGCCGTCTGGCTGGCGGCGCGCCACCCCGAGCTGGTGCGCGGCCTGGCGCTGCTCGACACCAGCCTCGCCGGGGTCGACGACGCCACGGCACGGCAGTGGCGCGGGCGGGTCGCCGGCCAGCGCCGGGGACGCGCCTACGCCTCGTACGCCGAGGCGCGCGCCGCCTTCCGCTTCGTGCCGCCGGAGGCCGACGTGGCGCCGGCGATCACCGACGACCTCGCCTTCCACGCCATCGCCGAGCGCGCCCCGGGCGAATGGGCCTTCCGCTTCGACCGCGCCGTGCTCTCGCTCGCCGGCGACGGCGCCGGCAACCTGCTCGACGTCGCGGCGAGCGTCGCCTGCCCACTCTGGATCGGCCGCGGCAGCGGCAGCTTCGTCACCCCGCGCGCGGAGGTCGCCGCCCTGCGCGCCCGCCGCGGCGGCGCGCTCGAGGTCCACGACTTCCCCGGCAGCCACCATTTCTTCCTCTCCCACCCACGCCTCGCCGGCGACGCGCTGCGCGCCTTCCTGGACCGCATCGACGCGTGA
- a CDS encoding AMP-binding protein — MRPTRPPDDRRARHEASGEWPQPTLSAMLDARLPAGRDRVFLIEGLRSGGRQLTYGALRARADRIAVALARLGVRAGDVVSWQLPNWFEGAALAVAIDRLGAVSNPIITIYREREVAFVCRQARSRVLVVPGEVRGFDHRELARAVQAAAPDLEHVLTVRAAPAAGQRALEALEDDPAAPLPPSPLGAHDVSALFYTSGTTADPKGVLHTPSTLGAVLHYHAQLFPPQPDDRSLLQFPLTHIGGLVMFVLLPIRWGASTVYMESFDPALAIDLIERHRVTSAGGPPAILQGMFAAPNYAPEKLRSVRSSGSGAADVSPELMRELRDKFGCFAYRSYGMTECPMFTCGRPGDPEEKLHGTDGRPVPGATARLVDEQGRPVPPGVEGEVEAYGPQQCVGYLDPALNAAFTADGFFRTGDLAVADAEGFIRITGRRKDIIIRKGENLSAKGIEDDLAAHPAIADVAVIGVPDAASGERVCACVVLRPGRALSLGDLRAFMQSRGVMMQKIPEQLEVVDGLPRNATGKVRKDELRARYRG; from the coding sequence GTGCGACCGACCCGCCCGCCCGACGACCGGCGCGCCCGCCACGAGGCGAGCGGCGAATGGCCGCAGCCGACCCTGTCGGCGATGCTCGACGCGCGCCTGCCGGCGGGTCGCGACCGCGTCTTCCTGATCGAGGGCCTGCGCAGCGGCGGCCGCCAGCTCACCTACGGCGCGCTGCGGGCGCGCGCCGACCGCATCGCGGTGGCGCTGGCGAGGCTCGGGGTGCGCGCCGGCGACGTCGTCTCCTGGCAACTGCCGAACTGGTTCGAGGGCGCGGCCCTGGCGGTGGCGATCGATCGCCTCGGCGCGGTGTCGAACCCGATCATCACCATCTACCGCGAGCGCGAGGTGGCGTTCGTCTGCCGTCAGGCGCGCTCGCGGGTGCTGGTGGTGCCGGGCGAGGTGCGCGGCTTCGACCACCGCGAGCTGGCGCGCGCCGTCCAGGCGGCGGCGCCGGATCTGGAACACGTGCTCACCGTCCGCGCCGCGCCGGCGGCCGGCCAGCGGGCGCTCGAGGCGCTGGAGGACGATCCGGCGGCGCCGCTGCCGCCGTCGCCGCTCGGGGCGCACGATGTCAGCGCGCTGTTCTACACCTCGGGCACCACCGCCGACCCGAAGGGCGTGCTGCACACGCCCTCGACCCTCGGCGCCGTGCTCCACTACCACGCCCAGCTCTTTCCGCCGCAGCCGGACGACCGCAGCCTGCTGCAGTTCCCGCTCACCCACATCGGCGGCCTGGTGATGTTCGTACTGCTGCCGATCCGCTGGGGGGCGAGCACGGTCTACATGGAGAGCTTCGATCCGGCGCTGGCGATCGACCTCATCGAACGCCATCGCGTCACCAGCGCCGGCGGTCCGCCGGCGATCCTGCAGGGCATGTTCGCGGCGCCCAACTACGCCCCGGAGAAGCTGCGCTCGGTGCGCAGCTCCGGCTCCGGCGCGGCCGACGTCTCGCCGGAGCTGATGCGCGAGCTGCGCGACAAGTTCGGGTGCTTCGCCTATCGCTCCTACGGCATGACGGAGTGCCCGATGTTCACCTGCGGCCGCCCGGGCGACCCGGAGGAGAAACTGCACGGCACCGACGGCCGGCCGGTGCCGGGCGCGACGGCGCGCCTGGTGGACGAACAGGGGCGGCCGGTGCCGCCGGGCGTCGAGGGCGAGGTCGAGGCCTACGGGCCGCAGCAGTGCGTCGGCTATCTCGATCCGGCGCTCAACGCCGCCTTCACCGCCGACGGCTTCTTCCGCACCGGCGATCTCGCCGTCGCCGACGCCGAGGGATTCATCCGCATCACCGGCCGGCGCAAGGACATCATCATCCGCAAGGGCGAGAACCTGTCCGCCAAGGGCATCGAGGACGATCTCGCGGCCCATCCCGCGATCGCGGACGTCGCCGTCATCGGCGTGCCCGATGCCGCCAGCGGCGAGCGCGTCTGCGCCTGCGTCGTCCTCCGCCCCGGCCGCGCCCTGAGCCTCGGCGACCTGCGCGCCTTCATGCAATCGCGCGGTGTCATGATGCAGAAGATCCCCGAACAGCTCGAGGTGGTCGACGGACTGCCGCGCAACGCCACCGGCAAGGTGCGCAAGGACGAATTGCGGGCGCGTTATCGCGGGTGA